One Nymphaea colorata isolate Beijing-Zhang1983 chromosome 12, ASM883128v2, whole genome shotgun sequence genomic window, AGTGCAgtcattagtttgattcctATGAACACTATTCTTTTGAATTGTAAATGATCGATGCACGACCACTTGTTGTTGATATTGATATCAACATTTGTGATTTAGTTTTCTCTTGTGGTCAAACAATTTCTTAAACATGATGACATTCggcaaaaattcattttgaccTTTGGGGATCAATCCCTACTTTCACTCGAGGGTGCTATCCTCTTGCGTCATTTTTAGAGACGATAAAACTCGTTTTACATGGTTAATCACTTATGAtacaaatctgattttttttttttaatgccttCCTCTTTCACAAGATGGTTGGGCGGGATTGGTCAATTTGTCCTAATCCTTTGGTCAAATTGATGGAATGATAACAAACTATTCTTGATACCAATTGGGCCATTAAGAAGCAGATTGGCATGAGAAAAAATAACACATTGCTACTATCTCATAAATctacttcaaaaaaatgaaataaattcatggaacactttttTAAGTGACAAATAAATCTCACCAATTTTAGGTTATTCACCCCatacaataacataatgttaATGTTTCCAAACGGTCACCAAGACAATGCTATGGGACGATGATATATTTGCTTTTCCAAGTGGATAGACAAAAATAAAGATAtgattgctttttttttttttggctgaatTTACAGTGGCCATCATTTCAAAAGGAGAGCTGAATGTTTTAATCAAAGTGCGCATGGGCCGGTTAGGACtttctattattattttttctgcaAGAGAACGATGTGTATATGGAAGGACCAGCGTGTTGGAAAGAGACCACCATTCGGATGTGGATCAGTCAAGCGACTCGATCCAAACTCTTCCTATGTGAAGCTCAACCCAGCAAACAGCTGGCcatcttcccttcttcctcttccacacATCTATCTGCGGAGAGATAAAATTTGAGCAAATTTGCCATGGTAGCACAAGTGGTAGCTAAAGCCATCCTCTTCTCTCAGGCCGCTGCGGAGGATCTGCTGTTCAGCGGGCAGACTCTTTTTGCAGGTCGGTTCAAAGAGAATGGGCCTTACAAGCTCATCATGCAGTACAACTGCAACCTTGTGCTTTACATCAACGGAAACCGGGCGCTGTGGGCTTCCGGCACCGCCGGAAAAGGCTCCAACTGTAGTGCAACTGTGCAACCCTACAGAGAGACGCCAACTTTTGTCTACCCAGGAACTAATGCTCGTTGGGCAAGTGGGACGGCAAGTGGGCAGTCCAATTACGTTCTGATAGTACAGTATGACAGGAATGTGGTGATCTACAAGTCCTTTCCTGTGGGCTGCCAACGCGGTTCAGGTGGTAGTAGGAAATTCGAGAACCgtagagcatatatatatatatatatatatattcacccGTTGAAACGCCTAAATTGagtcaaaaaagcaaaaatatcaTTATACTTGTCTCCCCAGCTCAAACTGCACAAGATGTTGCATACATAACCATCTCATACGATCACGGTAAGTGCCCATTGAATAATGAGAACAGTTTATTCTTGTTGTTTTGAATTTGCGTAAAAGATTAGGCAAAATTTATGAGACACTATAAATGCCCCCTAAGGTTCAAATTGACCAATATATTTGATTGGCAGATGCCACTAGGTTGTCCTCTGAAGCATcgaggacaaaaaaaaaaaaggttttgccTTTgaggaattttcttttcttttttttttatactaagTGGTACTGCTCtccttttttcagttttttgagGGCGAGAGATGCGGTCACTTTTattgatacttttttttttatcagagtGAGTGGTTCATTCTACCGTCCTAAGAGAGGTCAGACCTCCCCTCTTTGCCTGTCTCCCTGGGTTCATAGATCTTGCTTTGGATCCTTTACGAGCTAGAGGTAGAACACTTTTTAAAACATCCACGTGATGCCCCAAGTACTCGATTCTGAATTCTTAACAAAGATGGAGTACTTATCCACCCAGTGCGATACCACCCTTCGGGGTACTGTCCTTGCACCTTGCCATGAATTTTTGCCTCCCACTTTCTCATCCCTAGCTGCATACATGGTGGTGAcaggatgttttttttttcactttattttgaTAAAAACCATCATAAATTGTGTATTCTTTTAGTGAAAACCATGATCAAGCAATTGGCCATTGTACGCATATTTTGTCATAGTTTTTTTTAGcgatacaaaacaaaaagaatttaatatatatatataattaattatttataattataaTGTTTCGATCCTCATGCACTTTAAAAATACTTGTATCCTATGTTCCAACATGTGCGTTAGAAACTAATAcatgtatttatattttttattaggtAGAGTTTGAATACCTAGAACTAAATAACCAGCTATGAAAAATGCTGAGTATTTAGTACCGAGCACATTTTTGTTCCACCTTTCATATACACCgatttgtttgatttcttaaaACTTTTGTTTCAAGTATAACCTATGTTTGTTCGTAGAACTCAAATTCCAGCCATCTCAAGGCAACCATTGACATAGTAACTGTGTATAATGTCCAACAGGTAGGGAAAAAAGTGACAGCGACAACAATTTCGTAAATTCGTCATATAccaaaaattatttaaaatatctaagTTGCCAAGTTCTATACAATTGAAACTGCCCAAAGCATCGAAAAATAGAAACATGCACCTCCGTAGACGTATAAGATCATTCATACTGCCATCTAGCCATTCTCTCCAGTACTTTGACGAGATCATCATGACAACACCTATTCATGATTAACGTATTATTAGTAGGCTAATTCTCTTTATTAACTTTCACTCAATTTGCACGATTAACTGTATTTTTCAATTGGCCTTTGATGTTATTCGCATTCAGAAGAATCTACCTTTAAAATGGTAGTCAAATGACAAACATGAGAATTTCATTCTACCACCTAAAAGACATGTTCAAAAAGTAAGTACTTATTGacagcttatatatatatggacaacAGATTCTCCTTTTTCGCTATCGGATGCTCTTATAAACCTTTGAAACAATAAGTTTTACACATTTCATGAATTTCTGTGAATTGTAATAGTGCGTCATGAGTTTTAGGACCTTCAAAGTCCTTGATGTGTGGCCTGAAAAGTGATTGTCTACTGCTGCtatcaataaaattatatattgtcTGCCTAAGTGTTTGAAGCAAAAACCAGGTCAAGGAGCATTTCGGGACCATCCcctattttatgaaaaaaataaaaaaacatgcacCTCAGCCACACGCATGTTTGGGGACTATCCCCTATTTTATCTTGAGAGCACTATCGCTTCCGTGTCACTAATTTCATTGATGATAATATAAATATGTTTAAAGGAGTGTAGTGAACTTGGTTAAATTGATGGACAAATGAAAGTCCGATCATTAGTTAAATGTTTGTGGGCGCTACTCTTTTAGACTACAAGTGATAGATGTGTGATACTTTAGCTGGCAAGTGCTCTATAATGACGTAGGTCCCAATGCAACCTTAGACTTTTCAAGTAGTAAAGGAAGAGCAAGGTGGGGTTCAGCTTTTTCGAGGTACCTCCTCCACCGTCtcacatatatatgatatatatatatatatatatatgattttttgatCCCTGTTTCTATTTTCAGATAATGGCTgaggatttgaaacaaaaattaaagagaTGGAGGGAAATTTGTAAGTGAAAAGTTTCCTACATCTTGAAGATTTTGGCATCAAGAGACAATGCTATCAGACTGAAACCCCGGAAAGACTAAAATAAAGCATATAAATATCACAGAATTGGATCTCGCCATGAAGTTTCGTGACATgccaaaaaattttaacataggGATGTGAGATGGTTGATATAATCTAGTTACTACCCTGAAAATCTGATGCATGTTTAGTCACATCAGGTTAGGAATGTAAATAGATTAGATATTCCTGGTTGCAACTCTTTTGCTAGAAATGGCCTCAAAAAGACGGAAAAGGATCTGTCATTTTCGTCGATTGTGCCGAAAAAAGAAACATGCATCTCAGCCACTTGCCCATTTCTTACCGGGTTTCAGTCGAGTCCCAACAAATAAGTGGGGTGCGCTATTCAGTCTTCTCCAAACCAATATTcttgctaattttcttttaaatagaCGACTTAATTGATGCTATTGCAATCAGTATTTGTGACTCAGTTTGCTCTTGCTGTCAAATGTCAAAGCTTGCATACTTCAATTTCTATAACATGAtgaaatttggaaattttttaTGGGGCCATACTCCTACTTTGTCTAGAGAGCACTATCGCTTCTATGTTATCTTTAGAGATGATAAAAACTCATTTTACGTAGTTTAATCCCTTGAAccacaaatctgattttttctttatgccTTTGCCTACTTTCACAAGACGGTTGGGCTTTAATCTGAAAGGAACATTAGCTGGATTGATCAATTTGAACTTTAAGAGGTAAGTATTTACAGTGTTTTATCAATTGGCCCCACTTCAGATGTGAGATGATACCAAACCATCAAACAGGAGCTCCTTGCATTCCACTTCCTTGAGATTGTCAACCCTCAAGCCGAGAATTGGAGTTATGGGATTCATATATGTGCCAATAAATCCGTCCAGAAATATTGATGTAGTAAATATGAACGTCATCTAAATTATTACTACCAGCGGCACTACCCACagataaaataacaataataacaataataaaaatgatgacgGTAGCTACAAATCTTGTCATTTGACCACGAAACAGGAATAACTCTAGGGATGGCATTACGccattcttcttattttatttattttttaagactGGCCTTCTATGGTTTTGATTGTCTGTTAAtgaacctatatatatattgggaaAACACCATTGGCAACAACCATGAACATTCATTGTCCAATATCATGGTAGACATTGGAAGTGGGGATGAGCAATTCGAGTTTAAATAATCTAAATACAATGAAAACCCAAATTAAACGGTCGAACTCGATGAAAGGTAAAACTTTAATTGGTACTAAGTTAAACAGCAGGATTACTCTATTACGGATGTCAAACTCCATCGATTTTAGATTTTGGAGAAATTAATCTCACGTTCAAAGTGATTGGAGGTCCTGTTCCATGGTTGCATTTTCAGCAATATTTGATCCTAAGGGATGTATTAATTTATCGCGATTTgtttaattaaatgtttttcattttcatttattttattaattataaGTAAATATTATTGAATTAGCCTGCAAATGCCATCCGGTCTCCGCACGTTGGGACCAATTGACATGCACATTTACCATCCAAAACGTTAGGATTTGCACGACAAATCAGTGTTGCCAGTATCGTTGGTTGAATTTGCTAATTCTTTTATTAGGCATCGGCTGCATCATTCCACAAGGGGAGGTGGATGATTTAATCAAAACGCCGATGGCGCGATTCAAtaggattttttattattatcttttcTGCAAGAAAACCATGTGTTCATGGGAGGATCAGGACGTTGGAAACTGACCACCATCTGATATGGATCAGTCACGCATCCCCTGGTGAAGCTCAACCCAGCAAACAGCTATCCATCTCCCCTTCCTCTTCCACAGATCTCGCTATCGTGTAGAGCTAAAATTTTGAGCGATGGCAGCACAAGTGGTAGCTAAAGCCATAGCCATACTAGCAATCCTGGCTACCCTCTCCTCTCAGGCCGCTGCGGTGGAAGTGCTGTTCAGCGGGCAGACTCTCTTTGCAGGTCAGTCCATAGAGAACGGGCCTTACAAGTTCATCATGCAGTACGACTGCAACCTTGTGCTCTACATCAACGGAAACAGGGCCCTGTGGGCTTCCGGCACCAATGGGAAAGGCACTAACTGTAGGGCAACCCTACAGAGAGACGCCAACTTGGTTGTCTACTCAGGAAGTAATGCTCTTTGGGCGAGTGGGACGGCAAGAGCACAGAACAACTACGTTCTCAATGTACAGTTCGACGGGAATGTGGTGATCTACGGCCCTTCTATCTGGGCTACCAACACGGTTCAGAGTGCCAGCAGGAAACTCAAGCCGTAGATCCAAATTAACGTGCCCGTTTGGCTGCGTCCagccaactatatatatatatatatatataaactgttGCTTCCTATAAAGTTGTAGCGTACGAGTCTGGTCTCCGTGAATAAAGTACGCACTGTTGTTTAATTCCTATATATATTTGTGGAGCGCATCTTGT contains:
- the LOC116265313 gene encoding mannose-specific lectin-like, translating into MVAQVVAKAILFSQAAAEDLLFSGQTLFAGRFKENGPYKLIMQYNCNLVLYINGNRALWASGTAGKGSNCSATVQPYRETPTFVYPGTNARWASGTASGQSNYVLIVQYDRNVVIYKSFPCVMSFRTFKVLDVWPEK
- the LOC116265314 gene encoding mannose-specific lectin-like, which translates into the protein MAAQVVAKAIAILAILATLSSQAAAVEVLFSGQTLFAGQSIENGPYKFIMQYDCNLVLYINGNRALWASGTNGKGTNCRATLQRDANLVVYSGSNALWASGTARAQNNYVLNVQFDGNVVIYGPSIWATNTVQSASRKLKP